AATCAGTGCTGAAAACGGTATCGCCCAGAATTATCAGGGCATCGTCCTTTTTCACCGCCTCCCGGGAGAGGTATATGGCATCGGCCAGGCCTTTGGCCTCCGGCTGAACGATGTACTTTACTTTGAATTTATAATGGCCGTCCACATATTCTTTGATCCGGTCGCCCATCTGGCCCACCACCATCACGATCTGGTCTATCGGCAGGCCGACTAATTGATCCAGGATATGGCCGATCATCGGTTTTCCCGCCACCGAGATCAGGACCTTGGGGGTGGTATGGGTGTGGGGCCGCAGACGGGTACCGGCGCCGGCCACCGGAATTATCACCTTCATCTTCTTTCCTTAAGAACCGATTTCAAACGGTCGATCCTCTTGACCGGCATGGGATCCACCTCATTTAAAAGCGCCAGATAATAGCTGATGAAATCAGCCAGATACAACAGGGAGAACATCCGGGCCAGCGGTGATCTGCCCTGGCTTTGAATTTTTATGATCCCGGCCGACTCAGTGGTAATTATATCCTGTAGCACATCAAAACGCAAGCGGTTCCTGGGATGATCGCCGGAATCCTGCAGGAGCAATATCTTGGCCCTCGACCCGACCTCCGGCAGCTTCTCCCACCCCACGATCTCGTTATGGCACAGCTCCGGCATGGCCGCCCAATAGGAAAGTATCTTGGCGTTCTCGTTCAGCTGGTTGGCCCAGCGCCGGGCCACCGGAGCCAGCAGGTCGGAGGAGGCGTAAACCACCGGCAGGTAACCGTAAATATCCCCGGCGATCTGTTTGGCTTTATTCTCCCTGCCGGGTTTGTCGGCCGAATAATCGCCGGATAACTTTTTCAGGATATCCATCGTCTCATCCAGAGCCCCCGACTGATCGGATACCAGGCCGCTAGATATGAACAATCCCAACAGGCTGAAAAAAGAGTAGCCCAAGGCGCCCCGGGGAGGCAATCCGCCCGGGATGGTTATGAACGGAAGGCCCCCAGACAGGCACCTTTCCTTCAATTTTCCCCCGGAGGTTATGGCCGCCACGGTGGATCTTCTTTTAAGGGCTTCCTCGAAATCAGACAGGGTTTCCTCGGTCTCTCCGGAATAGCTGCTGGCGATCACCAGGTCGTCCTGGCCCACCCACCCCGGCAGGCCGTAGTTGCGCTGGACAAGGATCGCCGAGGGGACCAGGTCCGCCAGGCAGGAAGCCAGGATATCCCCGGCTATGGCCGAACCGCCCATCCCGCAGATCACGATATTGCGGTAGGCGGTGCGGGGCAGCTTGACATCAGCTTTCCGGGCGATCTCGATGGCCTGGCGGCATTGCCCGGGAAAATCTGCGATAATTTTTCCCATGCCGGCAGGGTCGAGCCTGGCCAGCAGCGGTTGGTCAATTTTGTCCAGATCGGTCATTGCAACTTTTCCACTAGATTTTCGTTTTGCTTTTTATAATGCCGGTGGCAAGCACTGCAGGTGCATTCGTCCGATTTATTGAAATCCAGCCGCCCCCCGCATTCGCACATCCAGCCGATTATTTTGGCCGGCACCCCGGCCACGATGGCGTAATCGGGGACGTTGAAACGGGCCACTGAGCCGGCCGCCACAAAGGCATGCTTCCCTATGGTATAGCCGCAGACGATGGTGCAGTTGGCGCCCAGGCTGGCCCCGGTCTTGACCAGGGTGGGGATCCATTTGCCGCCCTTGGGGAAGGCCGCCCGGGGGTTCATATCATTGGTAAAGACCATGGAGGGCCCGCAGAAAACGTTGTCCTCCAGGGTGACCAGGTCGTAGATCGAGACGTTGTTCTGGATCTTGCAGTTATGGCCGATCTCCACCCGGCTGCCCACGTAAACGTTCTGCCCCAGCGAGCAGTTCTGCCCGATCCTGGCTCCTTGGGATACATGGCTGAAATGCCATATCTTGGTCCCGTTGCCGATCTCTGCCGGCTGGTCCACGTATGCGCTTTCGTGCACAAAATAGTCGCTCATTTAAGCACCTTTTATTTTATGTTATTGAAAATTATTTTTCTTACGGCGCAGACGACATCGTCCACATCGTCCGGCGTCAATCGGGTATACAACGGCAGGGTGACCTCCCTGGCCGACAGGTCCTCCGCCACCGGGAGATCGCCGGGCTTGAACCCCAGATGTTCGCGGTAGTAGGAGAACAGATGCACCGGCAGGTAATGCACATTGCTGCTGATATTCTCCTGCAGCAGCAGTTCGATGAAACGATCCCGGCCGATCTTCAATTTATCGAAATCTATCAGCAGCGGAAAAAGATGCCAGCAGTGGCGGCCGTCGACGGGATCCCCGGGCAACACGATCTGAGGAATGCCGGACAGCCCGTTACGGTATCGATCAACAATATTTTTCCGCTTGACCAAGTTGCCTTCCAATTTGCGCAACTGGTGGATGCCCAGGGCCGCCTGCAGGTCCATCATGTTATATTTATAGCCCGGAGCGACGATATCGTACTGCCACTTACCCCCGGGGGCGAATCTTTTCCAGGCATCCTTGTTCATCCCGTGCAGGGCCATGGCCCGGAGCCGGTCGGCCATTCCCCCGTCTCCGGTGGTCACGGCCCCGCCCTCCCCGGTGGTGAGATTCTTGACCGCATGGAAGCTGAAAACGGTGAAAGGGCTTATGGAACCAATCTTCCGGCCCCGGTATTCCGCCCCGATGGCGTGGGCGGCATCCTCGATGACCGCCAGATCATGTTTTTGGGCGATGGCGCCGATGGCATCCATGTCGCAGCTTCGGCCGGCGAAATGCACCGGGATCACCGCCCTGGTCCTGGGGGTCACCGCCTGCTCGATCCGGACCGGGTCCAGGTTGAAATCCTCCCGGCGGACATCCGCCAGAACAGGAAGCGCTCCGACATGCAGGATCACGTTGACGGTGGCGGCAAAGGTATAGGGGGTGGTTATCACTTCATCGCCCGGGCCGATGCCCAGGGTCTTGAGGCACAGGAACAGTCCGGCGGTGGCGGAGTTCAAGGCGATGACATTATCGCACCCCAGGTACCCCCCCAGCTCCTGTTCAAACCTGGCGGTCTTGGGTCCGGTGGTTATCCACCCGGAGCGCAGGGAATCCACCACCTCATCTATCTCCTCCTGCCCGATATCGGGCGGTGAGAACGGCAGCATGGTTTCCCGCCGGGGCCGGTTTGAATATCTTTCATCCTGCATTTTAGGCATCCCTGAAGTTGGGGATTATCTTCCTGATGGATCCCACCACTTTATCATGTTCGCCGGATATTGCGGCCTTCTGCAAGGCCGGCAAAATTTTCGACAGTTCCTTCAGCCTGGCATGTTTCCCCCTGACCATGAAGATCTGGGCATGCTTGGTGGCTCCCACTCCCTCCTCGGCCGTTAACAGCTCCTCGTAGAGCTTCTCCCCCGGCCGCAGACCGGTGAATTCGATCTTAATCTCCGAATCGGGTTCGAACCCCGAAAGCTTGATCATATCCCGGGCCAGGTCCACTATCTTTACCGGCTGGCCCATGTCCAGCACGAACACCTCCCCGCCCTTCCCCATGGCCCCGGCCTGGATAACCAGCTGGACGGCCTCGGGGATGGTCATGAAATACCTTTCCATATCCGGATGGGTGACGGTGACCGGCCCTCCGGCGGCGATCTGTTTTTTGAACAAGGGAACCACGCTGCCGCGGCTGCCCAGGACATTGCCGAAACGCACCGCCATGAATTTGGTATTGTCCCGGCCCACCAGGGCCATTATCACCTTTTCCGAGATGCGCTTGGTGGCCCCCATGACGCTGGAGGGATTGACCGCCTTATCGGTGGAGATCAGGACGAATCTCTCGGCTTGGTGCTTCATCGCTGCCTCGGCCACCGCCTTGGTGCCGAAGATGTTGTTCTTGACCGCCTCGCCGGGATTATGTTCCATCATCGGGACATGCTTATGGGCCGCAGCATGAAAAACCACCTGGGGTTTGTATTTGGCGAATATATGATCCACCCTTTTGATGTCAGCCACATCGCAGATCAGGGTCTCCACTTGTTGCGCCGGATGACTGCGGGTAAGTTCGGTGGCGATCTCATAAAGGCTGTTCTCGCCCTTGCCCAGCAGGATCAGCGACTTGGGGTTTAAGAGAACGATCTGGCGGCAAAGCTCCGAGCCGATGGAGCCGCCGGCCCCGGTGACCACCACGGTCCTGTTGGTCAGATAGCCGGCGATCTCGTCCAGGGCGACATTCACCGGCGGCCGCCGCAGCAGATCCTCCAGTTCGATATCCCGGATCTGGTTGATGCTGACCCCGCCTTCGATTATCTCCTTTATCCCCGGGACGATCTTGAACTTCAGTCTGGCCGAATGGCACTGCTCGACCACCTCCCTGACCACCGAGCCCGGCGCCGAGGGAATGGCGATTATTATCTCCTGGGCCTTATTTTCCTCCGCCAAACGATCGATGTCCGCCCGACCGCCCAGAATGGGGATCCGATGGATCTCCCGGCCCCTTTTCTTGGGGTCATCGTCGATGAAACCTACCGGTTGATAGCCGTACTCCGGATGGGCCATCATCTGGCGGACCACCATCTCCCCGGCATCGCCGGCGCCTACTATCAGGATCCTTTTACGCTCTATATTTTTCGAATGAACATCCGATTGATATTGGTTGAACATCCTCAATCCCAGACGGAGCCCTCCGATCATGATGATGTCGCCCAGCCATTCTGCCACCATCACGCTCAGGGGATATCCGTCCAGCCATTCCAGGCCCATCACCACCCGGGCGAAATATACCCGGCGCACCAAAAATGAGGAAACAGCTATAAGCAAAGTGCCCAGGGTGATTGCCTTGAAAATATTGACCAGGTCATTGACCCCGATATATCTCCAGACCCCCCGGTAGATCCCGGAGAAGAACAGCAGCAGAACCCTCAAGGTGGTGATGAACAGCGCGATCCGGAAATACTCGGCCCGGTAATACTGGGGGATGGTCCAGTCGAACCTGAGGCTGAAAGCCAGCCATAACGACAGGTTCAGCAGCAGGACATCCGCCAGGAGCATCCACAGGCGTTTTTTCTCTATATATCTCATTTCGATCCTTGGTGGTTCTAGCCGGGCCCGGGTTTTATCACCGCCAGGTGATGGGTGCACAGCGGCCCGATGCCGGACAGGAGTTCG
The Candidatus Edwardsbacteria bacterium RifOxyA12_full_54_48 DNA segment above includes these coding regions:
- a CDS encoding bifunctional phosphoglucose/phosphomannose isomerase, whose protein sequence is MTDLDKIDQPLLARLDPAGMGKIIADFPGQCRQAIEIARKADVKLPRTAYRNIVICGMGGSAIAGDILASCLADLVPSAILVQRNYGLPGWVGQDDLVIASSYSGETEETLSDFEEALKRRSTVAAITSGGKLKERCLSGGLPFITIPGGLPPRGALGYSFFSLLGLFISSGLVSDQSGALDETMDILKKLSGDYSADKPGRENKAKQIAGDIYGYLPVVYASSDLLAPVARRWANQLNENAKILSYWAAMPELCHNEIVGWEKLPEVGSRAKILLLQDSGDHPRNRLRFDVLQDIITTESAGIIKIQSQGRSPLARMFSLLYLADFISYYLALLNEVDPMPVKRIDRLKSVLKERR
- a CDS encoding UDP-4-amino-4,6-dideoxy-N-acetyl-beta-L-altrosamine transaminase; translated protein: MQDERYSNRPRRETMLPFSPPDIGQEEIDEVVDSLRSGWITTGPKTARFEQELGGYLGCDNVIALNSATAGLFLCLKTLGIGPGDEVITTPYTFAATVNVILHVGALPVLADVRREDFNLDPVRIEQAVTPRTRAVIPVHFAGRSCDMDAIGAIAQKHDLAVIEDAAHAIGAEYRGRKIGSISPFTVFSFHAVKNLTTGEGGAVTTGDGGMADRLRAMALHGMNKDAWKRFAPGGKWQYDIVAPGYKYNMMDLQAALGIHQLRKLEGNLVKRKNIVDRYRNGLSGIPQIVLPGDPVDGRHCWHLFPLLIDFDKLKIGRDRFIELLLQENISSNVHYLPVHLFSYYREHLGFKPGDLPVAEDLSAREVTLPLYTRLTPDDVDDVVCAVRKIIFNNIK